In bacterium, the DNA window CAACCCAACGAAAACCCCTTTTCAATTTAGTACTTTTTTGAAACAGCTTTCTCATGCTATTCCACCAAATTGTTGGATTGAGTCACTCAACGCATCAGCCATCAAAAACCATCTCGCAATAAAAAGCACAAAAAAGCCAGCTGCCACTGCCTATACCATGACCATGCAGGGCAACAGCCGATCACTCAAAGCAATTACTGCCTTTAGAGCTCAATTACAAAAAATGCCCTCTATCAAAGAAGTTGAACCTGCCACCATCAAAATGGTCAAGAAAACTCCTGCCAAAAGTAGGAAATGCTACTTTTTCAAACTTTCAGCCACCCTCAAGGTCTAAGTTGCCAAGGGGCTTGTTTTTTGATACCCTTGAGATCGTATTATTTGTTGTATAAGTATAACCTTTAACCCATATAGCTGCTTCAAAAAGGCTTCTGCCTTTTTACTGCTGTTGTGTTGATTCAGGATTATCATGATCAGAGACAATCAGAAAATGATTTCTTCTCGCTGGAGTGCTGAGCTCATTGAAGATGAGTTTCAACTCAGTGACGTGCAAAAAACCGAACTTACTGAACTTTATGATGATATTTCAAATAAGTTCAAAGTTGGTAAAGTTATTAAAGGTAAAGTTATTGCAAAAGAAAGCAATGGCGTGCTTGTTAATATCGACTACAAGTCTGACGGACTGATTCCTCAGTACGAATTTTCAGACTACGAACTTAAAGGCCTTCAATCAGGTACAGAAATTGATGTACTTCTTGATCGTCTTGAAGATGAAGGCGGTTGCGTTGTATTGTCATACCAAAAAGCTAAAGCGCTTAAGGCTTGGGACAATATCACTGAATTGGCAACATCTGACCAACCAGTACGCGGCGTTGTTACCCATAAAGTTAAGGGTGGCTTGAGCGTTGACGTTGGGATCCCTGCGTTCTTGCCAGGATCACAAATCGACATTCAACGTGTTACTGATTTTGATCAATTTGTTGGTCAAGAAGTTACCTGCAAAATTCTTAAAGTTAACAAAAAGCGCGGTAACGTTATTATCTCACGTAGAAAATACATTGAAGAACAACGCTTCGAAGACAAGAAAAAAGCTCTTGAAACAATTCAAGAAGATCAAATCTTACAAGGTATTGTTAAAAATATCACCAGCTACGGCGTATTCGTTGACGTTGGCGGAATTGATGGCTTGCTCCACATTACCGACATGTCATGGGGCCGCATAGCACACCCAAGTGAAATGGTTAGAATCGGCGACACCATCACCGTTAAAGTTATTTCATTTGACAAGATGCATGAAAAAATCTCATTGGGCATGAAGCAATTAACGCCAAACCCATGGGAACATGTTGCTCAGCAATATCCATTGCACAGTAAAATCAAAGGCAAAATCTCAAGCATCACCGACTACGGTCTTTTCATTGAAGTTGAAAAAGGCGTTGAAGGTCTTGTTCATATTTCAGAAATTTCATGGACAGAACGTATCAACAATCTGTCACGTTATTTCCATGTTGGACAAGAAATTGAAGCATTGGTCGTTGCTCTTGATAAAGACAACCGCAGAATGTCTTTGAGCATTAAGCAACTTAACGAAGATCCATGGAAAACCGTTGCAGACAAATTCAAAGTCGGCGACAAGATTCATGGTAAAATTACCAACATCACCGATTTTGGTCTTTTCGTACAATTGCTTGATGGCGTTGATGGCCTTGTGCACATCTCAGACATCTCCTGGACTGATCATGTTTCACATCCAAGTGAACGTTATCAAAAAAGCGCAATGGTTGATGCAGTCATTTTGTCAATCGATCCAGACAACCGCAAGGTTTCTTTGGGCATCAAACAACTTGAAAATGATCCATGGACAACCGTAGAAAGCCAGTACAAAGTTGGCAGCACGATTCAAGGAACCGTGTCAAAAATTACCAACTTTGGCGCATTCATTAAGCTTCCTACCGGCATTGAAGGCCTTGTACATATTTCTGAACTTTCAGAAGGCGATGTTCAAAAGGTTGAAGACATTATCAAAGTTGGCGAAACCAAAGAATTTAGAATTATCAAGGTCAGCCCAGAAGAGCGTAAGCTTGGCTTAAGCTTGAAGCCTGAAAAGGTAAAGAGCGCGCCAACTGAAGAAGAGCAACGCGAAGAAGCAGCAGTTGAAAAAATCCAAGCGAAAAAAGCAGCTGCAGCAGCAGAGCAACAAGCTCCTCGTAAAGAAAAGCAACAACAAACACAACAGCCAGCTCAACAGCAATCTGTTATGAAGAGTTCGTTGCAACAAGCGCTTGAAAAGCATATGCAAAAAGACGATAATTCTAAAGAATAACGTTATTTAACGAAAGGTTATGATGATCATGAAAAAGTTCTTAGTACTGTGCCTTCCTGTTGTGTTAGCACTTGCAGGGTGTACGTTGTTTAAAACCGCCTCTGATCATCATAACCAATCGGCAAAGAAAGCAACAAACATGGAACTTACTTTTGCAATTATTAAGCCTGATGCAGTAAAAAAGCACTTCAGCGGAAAAATCATCGACCGCATTGAACAAGAAGGTTTCGAAATTGTTGGCATGAAAAAAATCAACATGTCTCAAGATCAAGCTAAAAGCTTTTATGCTGTTCATAAAGAACGTCCTTTCTTCGGTGAATTAGTAAAATTCATGACATCTGGCCCTGTCATTGTCATAGCTCTTGCTAAAGAAAATGCCGTAAAAGCATGGCGCGATCTTATGGGCGCTACCAACCCTGCGCAAGCAGCAGACAACACCCTCCGTAAGCTTTACGGTGGCAACGTTGGCGAAAATGCTACACATGGATCTGATGCTCCAGAAACAGCAAAACAAGAACTCGCTCTCTTCTTTCCTGAATTAAGTTAATTAAAAAAAGGGCCGGAAATTCCGGCCCTTTTTTGTTGCTCATATTTTTCGATAATCAAGCAGATAGGATTAACCATACGTAAGCTTTTAATCTTTCTCTCATACTGCTGCTTATTAACTCTCAATCTCAATAGCCTTGTTATTATTGTTCACGGCTCATTTGCCAACAAAGAACAATGGTATCAACCAAACGGTGATTTTTTTAGCGAACTTGAAAAACAAGCCCGCATGCTCAATCACAAAACGATAGCATTCTGCTGGCCAGGCACGCCAACCACAAGTACCATCATCACCAGCGGTAAAAACCTTGCCCAGCTGATTTTAAGCTACCCACCAACTGAACAAATTATAATGGTAGGTCATAGCCATGGCGGCAACGTTATAAATATCGCCAGCCAACTACTCAACACAGCAACAACCAGCACTTTTGAGACTAATTTTTTGTTGAGCTTAACGCCAACTACGCGAACGCTTGAACCGTGCCTACTTAGCTTATTTTGCACGGCATTAATGCACATAAAAACCATGCTTGAGATATCTGGGCGCCAATGGCGCAGCCCCAAAAATTATCTCATTCAAGCGGCCTACTTGCTGGGCACCCCAATCGACTGCCAAACATTTATGCCCAGCATGAACGCCATCGAGCATGTTTATAATTTTTATTCTGAAGGCGATTTAATCCAGCCAGTACTTGGCCTTTTCCAGCGCACGCTACCTGCGCATGAACGCATTGCAAATCTTTCGATTACGCTTAAAGATGCCGCACGAGCAGCTACCAATAATCCATCACATTCTGAGCTGCACGATACGCTGGTGGCACGCTGGCTCTTGTGTATTCCACACGAACTTAAGCGACAAAAGGTTGGCAACTTTGAAAGCTTTACATACGATCATGGACGCATTGTAATAGACAGCGAACATGAGCCACAATACAGCAAAAACAACTAACTAGTAAACTCTAGAAAAAAAGAAAGGGCCACTTTTTAAAGCAGCCCTCTCTTTTTAATCAAAACTTAGCAACGGGTTTGGATTACCAGCCGTCATCATCTTCTTGTCTAGACAAATCCACAAACTCACGCTCATTATCGCTTAATTCACGCTCTATAGCTTTGCGATACTTGCGAGGCTGATCATCAGATCCTCGGCCTTCTGAGTCATGTGAAAAATCACTAGAACCCTTGCGTTGCTCATATTCTTTCTCTGCTTGCTTAAGATAGTCTTTATCTTCTTGAATGCGTTTTTGTATTTCGTCAATTTTATTAAGCTCTTCTTCTGTCAAATCAATCAAGCGCGTTAAGCGTGTATTGTTATCTTCGATCGCTTTAAGCATAAGACGCCCACTGCCAACATCAAGACTTCGTGTTGTTAAACGTTGTGCAGCTTCTGGCGCTATTTCTCGACCAAGATCACCGTCATTATGCGACATGATAACAAAGCGACTCATGCCGCGACGAGCACGCGGAACATAACTCTGTCCAGTATCAATACGCTCAAGTAAACGAGGAATACCATCACGAACGTACGTACCATTACTATCTTGATAATAAAAAGCAAAGTACAAATCGCTTTGCGTTCCGTTACTTAAAACAATTTCTCGATCAGACTGATCTGCAACATAAACGGTATACGTAAGATCTGCAAATGGATACGTCCAATAACCATAGCGATAACCGAAGCGTGCATGAGGCACAAAAAAGCCAACCCCACCACAATAGTAATAACCATAACCTGGGTAATAGAAACCATAGAACGGATCAAAGTAACTCCACCCTGACCCCAAAAGTCCCCAGCCCCACAAGCCAAGTGGTCTGTTCCAATAATATGATCGATATCGATGGTGCGAAAACAACGAAGAACGGCGATGATAACCGGATCCAGCCGAACGACGCCAGCCAGCTCGCGAACTTCCACTCACTCTTGAAGATCGAGAATAACTACGGCCAGAACCGCTGGCTCTCGCAGATCTTACTGTCCCACTTCTGCTCAACGAACGCCTACTCGAAGAGCGCCCGCCTGAGCGACGATGAGAATGAGATGGGCTCGACCCACCTGAGCGGCGTGAAAAACTCCCGCTCGAAGACCTTCGCCCGGAGCTAGATGAATGAGAACGGCCACCCCCGCTATGAGAACCTCGACCACCGCCCCCACGTCGAGCCGTACAATCAGCGGCAAAAAAGGCCACCAACAGAATTAGTAAGCCACCCTTCCACAGTTTTTTCATAATCATATCTCCTTTGCTCTCATTTACCATATTTTCTAAAAATCAAATTTACAACCAGACTACAAGGCTGGCCCTAAATTTAATAATAGAAAAAAATAGGACAAAAAAGCAATGATTTAGTTATAAAGAAAACAAAGAAAGCCTTACTCTGCTGATAAAAAAGCTTATACGCACTCAGGAACAGGGTGCTGTTTAGCCCACGCATCAAGATCGATCAGATATCGTAAAACATCAGGCAACTGAGAAAGACGAACAGAATTTGGACCGTCACACAAGGCCTTTTCAGGTTCTTCATGAACTTCCATAAAAACACCTGCTATCCCCTGAACTACCGCCGCAGCGGCAACCGGCGGCACAAAATGTCGATCCCCGCCAGAAGAATCACCAAGCTGCCCAGGACGCTGCACGGAATGGGTGGCATCAATGACAACTAAACGGCTTACCAAAACGCTTCATAATCGAGAAATTTCGCGGATCTACAACCAAGTCTTCATAGCCCATCGTAAAGCCACGCTCACCAAGCCATACGCGTTCGTTACCTGTTGAAGCAACTTTATCAACCAAGGCGCCCATTTTTTCAGGTCGTACAAACTGCCCCTTTTTTATAAACACCGTACGACCAGTTTTACCAGCAGCAAGTAACAGGTCTGTTTGGCGACATAAAAATGCTGGTACCTGTAAAACATTTGCAACATCGGCCACATGAGCCGCTTGCCACGATTCATGAATATCGGTCACCACGGGAAGATCAAGTGTTGCTTTAACTTTTTCAAAAATACGCAAACCCTCGTCTATTCCAAGACTGCGATAACTTTTGGCGGATATACGATTTGCTTTATCAAAGGAACCTTTAAAAACAAGATTGAACGAAAGTTTTTCAGATAATTTTTTAAGCTCATGAGCAAGCATGAGCGTATGTTCTTCACTTTGCAACGCACATGGCCCTAAAATAAAAAAGAGCGGCTTTTCGTTGCCACTCATCTGTTCAAGCCAAAGGTGTTTTTGATTCATCGTCTCCATTTACCTTCTTTACCATATTTTTGCACATTTCGTCCAAGATACCGTTGATAAATTTATACGAATCTTTTTCTGCAAAAGCTTTTGCCAATTCAACTGCTTCGTTGATAACTATTGAAACAATCGCATCAGGCTGTTCAAACTCCCACAATGCCATGCGCAAAATAAGGCGCGTACAGCAACCAAGACGCTCAAGCTTCCAATTTTTCAAAAAAGGCTTAACGCGTTCATCAAGCTCAGCTCGTTGATCAATAACACCATCCGCCAATTTATAGGCAAATGACTCAGGCTCAACGTCTAAGTTAAAGCCATCCTTGAAGTCTTGAATCAACGCATCCAGATGAATAGTATAATCTAAGCGGTCAAGCGCATAAATTAAATGAAACGCCACAAAACGTTCATCACGTCTGGACGCCGCTTTTAGTGGATACTCTTCTCCCAGGAAAAACTCTTGCTCATTGTTTTCCTGTTCAACAATGTTTTGATCTTTAATGTCTTTTTCATTCATGGCACTTAACCCTTACCGCCCAACTAAATTCAAACTAGTTTACACGCTCAATATATTTATCTTCACGTGTGTCAATTTTAATTTTATCGCCTTCTTGCAAAAACAAAGGCACGCTAATAACCAAACCGGTTTCAAGCGTTGCAGGCTTACTACCACCTTGTGCGGTATCACCTTTAACTCCAGGCATGGTTTCTGTTATGGTCAATTGCATAAACATTGGCGGATCAACGTTGACCGCACGATCTTTAAACGTTAACACGCTGTACATTTCGCCTTCTTTCAAGTAATCTTTTGCGCGACCAATTTGATCTTCGCTCAAATCAACTTGTTCAAAACTTTCTTGATTCATAAAATGGTACAAATCATCTGAAGTATAAAGATACTGCATGTTGATTTGCTCAATTTCTGGCTCTGGGAATTTTTCAGCAGAACGGAAGGTTTCTTCCAACGTGCGACCAGTCAGCAAATTGCGCATTTTGGTCCGCAAATACGTGCCACCTTTGCCTGGCTTAACCAATTGATAATCCATAATAAGCCAAGGCTCATTGTTCCACAAAATTTTAGTTGAACCTTTTTTGAAATCTGATGTTGAAATCACGAGATACCCTTACCTCTTTTAAAACGTTCCTGTGTTTGAAAAACCATATGAATAAAGGTAAATCAACATACAGTTTTTTTCAACTTAATCCAGCAATATAAAGATTTTTTGTTAAAAAAAGTATTAAAACGGCAAATCAGCCAATTATAAGCCGACAGGCCTGATCAATAAGATAGTCCATTTTTTGCTCTTCTTGCGACGAAAACGGCTTTAAAACATAGTCCCCAACCTCGTCTTTGTTAACTGGCCGACCTATGCCAAAACGCAAACGCCAAAAATCAGCGCCAACAATCCCCATTATTGATCGCAAGCCGTTATGGCCTTTAGCACTGCCACCAAAGCGGATACTTATGTTTTCAAAAGGCTTTTCAAGCTCATCATGCACTACCACAATCTGGCTTGGCTGAATTCCTTTTTTGGCTAAAAAAGCCATAACCTTGCCAGACTCATTCATAAACGTCAGCGGCTTAATAAAGTACATACTTGCAACTCCGCCCTTAGCGGTAACCGATGCCTGAGCTACTTCCATTTTATCAGTTATCTGCCACACGGCATTAGCTTGCTCTGCCAATGCCTCAACAATGCGAAAGCCAATATTATGCCGCGTCTTACTGTATTTCGCACCCGGATTGCCAAGACCAATTACGGCCCGGATTGTACTGCCATCAAAAAGTGTCTCAACATGCCCAGCCTTACTCACCATAAATCCTTTTCTTCTGCTACAACATGCACCAAAAATTCTTCTATCGGAACAACCGTAATCGCTTTTGGAAACTGTTTTTGATCAAGTCCTAATGAATTCGTAACGTAAAGTTTATCAAAAAAATCATGGTGTACAAAGCGCTGAGCCAGCGAAGAGAGAACTGCATGAGAAAAACAACCCTCAACGCGACGCGCACCATGCTGACGAATGGTTTGATACGCATGCAAAGCGGTACCTGCCGTATCAATAATATCATCGATCACGATTACCCGTTTTTCTGCAACATCTCCAGTCAACGTTAATGAAACTGAAAGATCAATGCCAATACGTTTTTTTTCAAGCATCACCAATTCTAAACCAAGAGCATCAGCCAGTTCTTGAGCACGAGCCACCCCCCCAACATCTGGCGTAGCAATGCAGGTATCTTTTTCAAGATCCTGTTGTTTTAAAAAATCGGCCCAAAGTGGCACGAGCGATATGGTACGAAGTGGCAATGGCAGCAATAAAGCATTCTGCTCAGAATGAATATCACACGTAATAATTTCATCAAACCCTGCTGCTTGCAATAACTTGCCAACCGACTCAAAGTGTCCTGGATTGCCAGCTGCATCTTTTTTGTCGTGACGCGTATACGGCAGATATGGCAGCAAACCAACAAGCTTTTTAACACCACGTTGTTTCAGCATGCTTGCTACCAATAAAAGCTGCAAGAGCTCATTGTTTACATGATAGCTCGACTGACTTTGTAAACAAAAGGAAGAAAACTGGCAAACAAAAAGAGCCACCGGCGTTTCAGTATGCTCAAACGAATCAAGGTTAATCAACGTTTCTGTATCGGCAAAACTAATAGGTTCGTACCCGATTAAAGGCTTTTCTAGCCGAGCACTCAATAATTGAGCAAGTTTTGAATTTTTACGACTTACAATCACCACTTACTCACACAGATAAATTATGAAAAACTTTTTCCAGAACGGCTTTTTATGATGCTCAACAATTTTTTGCACGTCATTGGCAACTTTAAACAAGTCTGGCAATTTGTTGAGCATAACAAGCATGCGCTTCCACGTACCAAAAGGCATAGCGGGCAACCCTGCCACCACACTGCCATCGGCAACATCGCTCATTACGCCACTTTTTGAAACGATTTTTACACGATTGCCAATT includes these proteins:
- the nusB gene encoding transcription antitermination factor NusB encodes the protein MNEKDIKDQNIVEQENNEQEFFLGEEYPLKAASRRDERFVAFHLIYALDRLDYTIHLDALIQDFKDGFNLDVEPESFAYKLADGVIDQRAELDERVKPFLKNWKLERLGCCTRLILRMALWEFEQPDAIVSIVINEAVELAKAFAEKDSYKFINGILDEMCKNMVKKVNGDDESKTPLA
- a CDS encoding 30S ribosomal protein S1; this translates as MIRDNQKMISSRWSAELIEDEFQLSDVQKTELTELYDDISNKFKVGKVIKGKVIAKESNGVLVNIDYKSDGLIPQYEFSDYELKGLQSGTEIDVLLDRLEDEGGCVVLSYQKAKALKAWDNITELATSDQPVRGVVTHKVKGGLSVDVGIPAFLPGSQIDIQRVTDFDQFVGQEVTCKILKVNKKRGNVIISRRKYIEEQRFEDKKKALETIQEDQILQGIVKNITSYGVFVDVGGIDGLLHITDMSWGRIAHPSEMVRIGDTITVKVISFDKMHEKISLGMKQLTPNPWEHVAQQYPLHSKIKGKISSITDYGLFIEVEKGVEGLVHISEISWTERINNLSRYFHVGQEIEALVVALDKDNRRMSLSIKQLNEDPWKTVADKFKVGDKIHGKITNITDFGLFVQLLDGVDGLVHISDISWTDHVSHPSERYQKSAMVDAVILSIDPDNRKVSLGIKQLENDPWTTVESQYKVGSTIQGTVSKITNFGAFIKLPTGIEGLVHISELSEGDVQKVEDIIKVGETKEFRIIKVSPEERKLGLSLKPEKVKSAPTEEEQREEAAVEKIQAKKAAAAAEQQAPRKEKQQQTQQPAQQQSVMKSSLQQALEKHMQKDDNSKE
- the efp gene encoding elongation factor P, encoding MISTSDFKKGSTKILWNNEPWLIMDYQLVKPGKGGTYLRTKMRNLLTGRTLEETFRSAEKFPEPEIEQINMQYLYTSDDLYHFMNQESFEQVDLSEDQIGRAKDYLKEGEMYSVLTFKDRAVNVDPPMFMQLTITETMPGVKGDTAQGGSKPATLETGLVISVPLFLQEGDKIKIDTREDKYIERVN
- a CDS encoding aminoacyl-tRNA hydrolase; translation: MVSKAGHVETLFDGSTIRAVIGLGNPGAKYSKTRHNIGFRIVEALAEQANAVWQITDKMEVAQASVTAKGGVASMYFIKPLTFMNESGKVMAFLAKKGIQPSQIVVVHDELEKPFENISIRFGGSAKGHNGLRSIMGIVGADFWRLRFGIGRPVNKDEVGDYVLKPFSSQEEQKMDYLIDQACRLIIG
- the ndk gene encoding nucleoside-diphosphate kinase is translated as MELTFAIIKPDAVKKHFSGKIIDRIEQEGFEIVGMKKINMSQDQAKSFYAVHKERPFFGELVKFMTSGPVIVIALAKENAVKAWRDLMGATNPAQAADNTLRKLYGGNVGENATHGSDAPETAKQELALFFPELS
- a CDS encoding ribose-phosphate pyrophosphokinase, with protein sequence MIVSRKNSKLAQLLSARLEKPLIGYEPISFADTETLINLDSFEHTETPVALFVCQFSSFCLQSQSSYHVNNELLQLLLVASMLKQRGVKKLVGLLPYLPYTRHDKKDAAGNPGHFESVGKLLQAAGFDEIITCDIHSEQNALLLPLPLRTISLVPLWADFLKQQDLEKDTCIATPDVGGVARAQELADALGLELVMLEKKRIGIDLSVSLTLTGDVAEKRVIVIDDIIDTAGTALHAYQTIRQHGARRVEGCFSHAVLSSLAQRFVHHDFFDKLYVTNSLGLDQKQFPKAITVVPIEEFLVHVVAEEKDLW